The proteins below come from a single Campylobacter concisus genomic window:
- a CDS encoding NUDIX domain-containing protein, translating to MDTTITNLEILPLGESKYLKPFKMKFMQNGVQRDWDCVKVMNSVSIFLYHEQKDAFLFVKQFRPAVWYSQEKEGIKTNEQGFTYELCAGLMDKGLSEEQTAREEAIEEVGYELKEIERITMTYGAFGFGGNMQTMFYAKIDESMKVNSGGGVDGEDIELVFIKREDMMKFTFDESKVKGFGLIFAYLWWEKFKS from the coding sequence ATGGATACTACTATAACTAATTTAGAAATTCTGCCTCTTGGCGAGTCAAAATATTTAAAGCCATTTAAGATGAAATTTATGCAAAATGGTGTCCAAAGAGACTGGGATTGCGTAAAAGTGATGAATAGCGTTAGTATTTTTTTATATCACGAGCAAAAAGATGCCTTTTTGTTTGTAAAGCAGTTTCGCCCTGCCGTTTGGTACTCACAAGAGAAAGAAGGCATCAAAACAAATGAGCAAGGCTTTACTTACGAGCTTTGCGCAGGGCTTATGGATAAAGGACTTAGCGAAGAGCAAACAGCCAGAGAAGAGGCGATCGAAGAAGTGGGCTATGAGCTAAAAGAGATAGAGCGTATCACGATGACATACGGTGCTTTTGGCTTTGGAGGCAACATGCAAACTATGTTTTACGCAAAGATCGATGAGAGCATGAAGGTAAATTCTGGCGGTGGCGTCGACGGCGAAGATATCGAGCTTGTTTTCATAAAACGAGAAGATATGATGAAATTTACCTTTGACGAGAGCAAAGTCAAGGGCTTTGGGCTCATCTTTGCTTATTTGTGGTGGGAGAAATTTAAAAGCTAA
- the mgtE gene encoding magnesium transporter: MSQELEEAKELIDQHLDENLEDNELSPYELAQHLKTLKKHDEELFAHYLEKLDPEILGDVAIELPDHMLKDVIEQLPAEKIVEALEELESDDATDLLQYIEDIDEDKARELFNELDRENQNEILRLRSYEEDRAGAHMQTELFSAHLEEKLGNAVARLRREKQEGKLENISQLFIIDKNGVLQYAIPLEDLILFDFTKTLKQNIESAQIDHYKPHVANDMDLMQNVADMFQEYDLNVIAVTSSTGILLGRITSDDIHDYIQESATEQIYNLAGVDDESEEDDTLFKAGRGRAVWLGVNLLTALFSSSIIGLFDETIAAYVALAVLMPIVASMGGNTGTQALAVTVRRLALGEIEFKDAKNVLKREVSISLINGLIFGVAMGIIASVWFDKGMLGVVIGLSMVTNLFFAGFFGTIIPLTLRRFNIDPAVGSAVILTTFTDAIGFFSFLGLAKWILL, encoded by the coding sequence TTGAGCCAAGAACTAGAAGAAGCAAAAGAGCTGATAGATCAGCATTTAGATGAAAATTTAGAAGATAACGAACTCTCACCTTATGAGCTAGCCCAACACCTAAAAACACTTAAAAAGCACGACGAGGAGCTTTTTGCTCACTATCTTGAAAAGCTAGATCCTGAAATTTTAGGTGATGTTGCTATCGAGCTACCTGATCACATGCTAAAAGATGTGATCGAACAGCTTCCAGCTGAAAAGATCGTAGAAGCACTTGAAGAGCTGGAGAGCGATGATGCGACTGATTTGCTTCAATACATCGAGGATATCGACGAGGATAAAGCTAGAGAGCTCTTTAACGAGCTTGATAGAGAAAACCAAAATGAAATTTTAAGACTTAGAAGCTACGAAGAAGACAGAGCTGGTGCGCACATGCAAACAGAGCTTTTTTCGGCTCACCTTGAAGAAAAGCTTGGCAATGCAGTAGCAAGACTTAGACGAGAAAAGCAAGAAGGCAAGCTAGAAAATATCTCACAGCTTTTTATTATCGATAAAAATGGCGTTTTACAATACGCTATCCCACTTGAAGATCTTATACTTTTTGATTTTACAAAAACACTAAAGCAAAATATCGAGTCAGCGCAGATCGATCACTACAAGCCACACGTTGCAAATGATATGGACCTTATGCAAAATGTTGCCGATATGTTTCAAGAGTACGATTTAAATGTTATCGCAGTTACAAGTAGCACTGGCATACTACTAGGTCGTATAACATCTGATGATATTCACGACTACATTCAAGAGAGTGCAACTGAGCAAATTTATAACCTAGCCGGCGTTGATGACGAATCAGAAGAGGACGATACGCTTTTTAAAGCTGGTCGTGGTCGTGCGGTTTGGCTTGGCGTAAATTTACTAACAGCTCTTTTTAGCTCGTCTATAATCGGACTTTTTGACGAGACAATAGCAGCCTACGTCGCTCTTGCTGTTTTAATGCCAATAGTTGCATCAATGGGCGGAAATACCGGCACACAAGCACTTGCCGTTACGGTTCGCCGTCTAGCACTTGGTGAGATCGAGTTTAAAGATGCCAAAAACGTTCTAAAACGTGAGGTTAGTATTTCACTCATAAATGGACTAATCTTTGGTGTGGCAATGGGCATAATCGCCTCTGTTTGGTTTGACAAAGGTATGCTTGGCGTTGTTATTGGGCTTAGCATGGTTACGAATTTATTCTTTGCTGGCTTTTTTGGCACGATCATACCTTTAACGCTAAGGCGCTTTAACATAGATCCTGCAGTCGGCTCAGCCGTCATTCTTACTACTTTTACTGATGCGATAGGATTTTTTAGCTTTTTAGGACTTGCAAAATGGATACTACTATAA
- a CDS encoding peptidoglycan DD-metalloendopeptidase family protein, with the protein MPRIFIIFAILSINLYAIKPSVEELNWPNGSNFLNFLETNKIPLSLYYNLATEDQELTEEIIAGTKYQIYKDDNGNTKQVLIPVSDELQMHIFRDDNDKFKLEFLPISYQSEDKFLALKVDKSVSEDIFDYTGSGTLALGFKEIFKGSGIDFKKINKGDTIAIVYNQKIRMGRSFGTPEIYAAMIETKNKRYVMYKFEDKFYDKNGKKNDKFLLVRPLANARITSAFTLKRWHPILQRYRAHLGVDYGAPKGTPIKAAGDGTVKFVGQKSGYGRTVIISHAGGYETLYAHLNGFAKGIKGGLKVKQGTLIAYVGTSGMSTGPHLHFGLYRDNKPINPESAIKVVKSLEDKKESAKFKAVVSKNDELIKNALSNEKEYHKVEFFPNVIEF; encoded by the coding sequence ATGCCTCGTATTTTTATAATTTTTGCAATATTATCTATAAATTTATACGCTATAAAACCAAGTGTCGAAGAGCTCAACTGGCCAAATGGAAGTAACTTTTTAAATTTCTTAGAGACAAACAAAATCCCACTTTCACTTTACTACAACTTAGCAACCGAAGATCAAGAGCTAACAGAAGAGATCATTGCTGGCACAAAGTATCAAATTTATAAAGACGACAATGGCAATACCAAACAAGTACTAATCCCTGTTAGCGACGAGCTTCAAATGCATATTTTTAGAGATGATAATGATAAATTTAAACTTGAATTTCTTCCGATTTCTTATCAAAGCGAGGATAAATTTTTAGCTTTAAAGGTGGACAAATCAGTCTCTGAAGACATTTTTGACTACACTGGCTCTGGCACATTAGCCCTTGGCTTTAAAGAAATTTTTAAAGGAAGTGGTATTGATTTTAAAAAGATAAATAAAGGCGATACTATTGCTATCGTTTATAATCAAAAAATACGTATGGGCCGCTCTTTTGGCACTCCTGAAATTTATGCTGCGATGATAGAGACCAAAAATAAACGATACGTCATGTATAAATTTGAAGATAAATTTTATGATAAAAATGGTAAGAAAAATGATAAATTTTTACTAGTTCGCCCTCTTGCAAACGCCAGAATAACATCAGCTTTTACCCTAAAAAGATGGCACCCTATTCTCCAAAGATACAGGGCTCACCTTGGCGTCGACTACGGTGCTCCAAAAGGTACACCGATCAAAGCCGCAGGCGATGGCACAGTAAAATTTGTCGGACAAAAAAGCGGATATGGCAGAACCGTCATCATCTCTCACGCTGGTGGCTATGAGACACTTTATGCCCACTTAAATGGCTTTGCTAAAGGCATAAAAGGCGGTTTAAAAGTCAAGCAAGGTACGCTTATAGCCTACGTTGGCACAAGCGGTATGAGCACAGGGCCACACCTTCATTTTGGTCTTTATAGGGACAATAAACCTATCAATCCAGAAAGTGCAATAAAGGTCGTTAAAAGCCTAGAAGACAAGAAAGAATCAGCTAAATTTAAGGCAGTTGTTAGCAAAAATGACGAGCTAATAAAAAATGCTTTAAGCAACGAAAAAGAGTACCACAAAGTGGAATTTTTCCCTAATGTAATAGAATTTTAA
- a CDS encoding plasminogen-binding N-terminal domain-containing protein — translation MKRIFVILSLVFGFAFGADFSLNEYRTPIISVDSDGTATIVDSPEILIGSSGVVLHKFDTDSSIIARVSVISKNSGFAKIRFEVFDLLEQKALPLPGIAPANGDMVVLNYLYNRSLIIVPNKEIYEEITSAFPNMIFIHPDIIGAYLSYEYKPNPSRDDFRKMCAQSAAGLIFVAMDGRSVFADCQSFKVLKEFKSGEVEYYQLPFYTRVSDIDTVFWKLNSEHINNYDAHYEKLFEEDN, via the coding sequence TTGAAACGTATATTTGTGATTTTATCGCTAGTTTTTGGCTTTGCTTTTGGAGCTGATTTTTCTTTAAATGAGTATAGAACTCCTATAATTAGCGTCGATAGTGATGGCACAGCAACGATAGTTGACAGTCCAGAAATTTTAATCGGCTCAAGTGGCGTTGTGCTTCATAAATTTGATACTGATAGCTCTATCATCGCAAGAGTTAGCGTTATCTCAAAAAATTCTGGCTTTGCTAAGATTAGATTTGAGGTGTTTGATCTGCTTGAGCAAAAGGCGCTCCCACTTCCAGGCATAGCACCTGCAAATGGCGATATGGTCGTGCTAAACTATCTTTATAACCGCTCATTAATCATCGTGCCAAATAAAGAAATTTACGAAGAGATCACGTCTGCGTTTCCAAATATGATATTTATTCACCCAGATATTATAGGAGCGTATCTAAGCTACGAATACAAGCCAAATCCAAGCAGAGATGACTTTAGAAAAATGTGCGCTCAAAGTGCAGCCGGTCTAATTTTCGTAGCAATGGATGGCAGAAGCGTTTTTGCTGATTGCCAAAGCTTTAAAGTACTAAAAGAATTTAAAAGTGGCGAGGTTGAGTACTATCAGCTACCATTTTATACAAGAGTTAGCGACATAGACACTGTGTTTTGGAAGCTAAATAGTGAGCACATCAACAACTACGACGCTCACTACGAAAAACTTTTCGAAGAAGATAACTGA
- a CDS encoding YihY family inner membrane protein encodes MSRLSLSKQNLKEFLNLLPTLKDKELFHYASSLSFHTILSIIPILLISFSIFTKLPSFEDYYAKIQDFIFSALLPSNQEIISNYLQNFLQNSGNLGLVGFVAMIFTSAMFFSDYEYVVLKVTRASRARGFWSALSSYWTLITLAPLGLAGSFYLSSLIQEMLNSNVITNSINFLSIFPYLIIWAIFCITYLISVNDEIKFKSAFFSSFVASLVWYIGKSAFVYYVLYNKTYLSVYGSFSAVLFFFVWIYISWIIFLYGLKLCAYLSNSSKFKR; translated from the coding sequence ATGAGCCGTTTGTCCTTAAGTAAGCAAAATTTAAAGGAGTTTTTAAATTTGCTCCCAACGCTTAAGGACAAAGAGCTCTTTCACTACGCCTCAAGCCTTAGTTTTCATACGATTTTATCGATCATCCCGATACTTCTTATATCATTTTCTATCTTTACAAAATTGCCTAGTTTTGAGGATTATTACGCCAAAATTCAAGACTTTATCTTCTCGGCTCTTTTGCCAAGTAATCAAGAGATCATCTCAAACTATTTGCAAAATTTCTTACAAAATAGCGGAAATTTAGGCTTAGTTGGCTTTGTGGCGATGATATTTACATCAGCCATGTTTTTTAGCGACTATGAATATGTAGTTTTAAAAGTGACACGTGCAAGTAGAGCTAGAGGATTTTGGTCGGCACTTAGTTCGTATTGGACGCTTATCACGCTTGCGCCACTTGGTCTTGCTGGCAGTTTTTATCTCTCAAGCCTCATTCAAGAGATGCTAAACTCAAACGTGATCACAAACTCAATAAATTTTTTAAGCATATTCCCATATCTCATCATCTGGGCGATATTTTGTATCACATATCTCATCTCAGTAAATGACGAGATAAAATTTAAGAGCGCATTTTTTAGCTCATTTGTCGCCTCGCTTGTTTGGTATATTGGCAAGTCGGCCTTTGTCTATTATGTCCTTTACAACAAGACCTATCTAAGCGTTTATGGCTCGTTTTCAGCAGTGCTTTTCTTCTTTGTCTGGATCTATATATCGTGGATCATCTTTTTATATGGGCTAAAGCTTTGTGCTTATCTCTCAAACAGCTCAAAATTTAAAAGATAA